A single Gemmatimonadota bacterium DNA region contains:
- the secG gene encoding preprotein translocase subunit SecG, whose protein sequence is MYTFLLFLLILVSIILIVAILLQSGTGQGLSASFGGASSSPDSFIGVRQAGNLLTKISWWGGGLFLALAFILQLMSTQQRAPKSVLEGKLGAPAPLTVPSPSSAAPAIPLTPANPAQANPASPAPATTPPKK, encoded by the coding sequence ATGTACACATTTCTCCTATTCCTCCTGATCCTGGTCAGCATCATCCTGATCGTGGCGATTCTGCTGCAAAGCGGGACCGGTCAGGGTCTATCCGCCAGCTTCGGCGGTGCCAGCTCTTCGCCTGACTCCTTCATCGGAGTACGACAGGCCGGCAATCTGCTCACCAAGATCTCCTGGTGGGGCGGCGGTCTCTTCCTCGCGCTCGCCTTCATCCTTCAGCTGATGTCGACGCAGCAGCGCGCACCCAAGTCGGTCCTCGAGGGCAAGCTGGGCGCACCGGCTCCGTTGACAGTACCATCGCCAAGCTCTGCTGCTCCGGCGATACCGCTCACGCCGGCGAATCCGGCACAGGCGAATCCTGCCAGTCCGGCGCCTGCCACAACGCCGCCCAAGAAGTAG
- the tpiA gene encoding triose-phosphate isomerase, with product MRQQIFAANWKMNHGPTAAAGIVSELRHRWRRFDVEMIIFPPALSFASARAAAGDPSPFKFGVQNVYYAERGAFTGENSAPMAKDAGADYVLVGHSERRHVFGESDEDTAKKCAMVERSGMTPLLCVGETLHERNRGETAAVVTRQLRAGLAQLDQVELTTSVIAYEPVWAIGTGKNATPEDAAETHGVLRNVLRDLVGDRAAEVRILYGGSVTPANVEQILAADDVDGVLVGGASLEPDSWLSICSA from the coding sequence ATGAGACAGCAGATATTCGCAGCGAACTGGAAGATGAACCACGGCCCGACAGCGGCCGCTGGAATCGTCTCGGAATTACGGCATCGCTGGCGTCGTTTCGACGTCGAGATGATCATCTTCCCACCAGCGCTCTCGTTTGCATCCGCTCGCGCTGCGGCTGGCGATCCGTCGCCGTTCAAGTTCGGTGTTCAGAACGTGTACTACGCCGAACGTGGTGCGTTCACCGGCGAAAACTCCGCGCCGATGGCGAAGGACGCCGGCGCCGATTACGTGCTGGTCGGACATTCGGAGCGCAGGCACGTTTTCGGCGAGAGCGATGAGGACACGGCGAAGAAGTGTGCAATGGTCGAGCGCTCGGGAATGACACCGCTGCTTTGTGTGGGTGAGACACTGCATGAACGCAATCGCGGCGAGACGGCCGCCGTCGTGACGCGCCAGCTCCGCGCTGGCCTTGCGCAGCTGGACCAGGTCGAGCTCACGACGTCCGTAATCGCGTATGAGCCCGTCTGGGCCATCGGCACCGGCAAGAACGCGACTCCCGAGGACGCGGCCGAGACGCACGGCGTCCTCCGGAACGTCCTGCGCGATCTGGTCGGCGACCGCGCCGCAGAAGTCCGGATCCTTTACGGAGGCAGCGTCACGCCCGCCAATGTCGAGCAGATTCTGGCTGCGGACGACGTGGACGGCGTTCTCGTGGGCGGAGCCAGCCTGGAGCCGGATAGCTGGTTGTCGATATGCTCCGCATAG